The Natrinema pellirubrum DSM 15624 region GCTGGACTACGCGCCCGAGGAACACCGCGAGGATCTGGAAGCGGTGTTACAGCGCAAACCCGTCCGCACCGCCTCGGGCGTCTCGCCGGTCGCGATCATGACCTCGCCCGAGCGCTGTCCCCACGGGAAGTGTCTCTACTGTCCCGGCGGCCCCGACTCGGAGTTCTCGAGTTCCCAGAGCTACACGGGCGAGGAGCCCGCCGCCGCCCGCGGCGTCCAGAACGACTACGATCCCTACGGGCAGGTCACGCTCCGACTCGAGCAGCTGCGCCAGATCGGCCACCCCGTCGACAAGGTCGAACTCATCCTGATGGGCGGGACGATGACCGCCCGCAGCCACGACTACCAGGAGTGGTTCGTCAAGCGTGCCCTCGAGGCGATGAACGACTACGACGTCGACAAGGAGCCGGAACCGGCTCAGGGCGTCAGCTTCGCCGAGGACCCCGAAGAATACGAGTGGCAGTACCTCGAGGACGTCATCGCCGAGAACGAGACGGCCGACGTCCGCAACATCGGGACGACCTTCGAGACCAAGCCCGACTGGTGCGATCCGGAACAGATCGACCGGATGCTCGAGCTGGGCGGGACGAAAGTCGAGGTCGGCGTCCAGACGACCTTCGAGCGGATCAACCGGGAGATGCACCGGGGCCACGGTGCGCAGGCGTCGATCGACGCCAACCGCCGGCTCCGGGACTCGGCGTTCAAGGTCGGCTTCCACATGATGCCCGGCCAGCCCGGAATGAGCAAGGAGATGTGTCTCGAGGACTTCCGGCGGCTCTTCGAGGAGGAGCAGTGGAAGCCGGACTACCTGAAGATCTATCCGACGCTGATCGTCCGGGGAACGGCGACCTACGACTGGTGGCACAACGGCGAGTTCGAACCGCTGGGCAACGACGAGGCCGCGGAGCTGATCGCCGAGATCAAGGACATGATTCCCCGGTACACGCGACTCCAGCGCGTCCAGCGGGACATCCCCGCGGACTTCATCGATGCCGGCGTCTGGAAGTCCAATCTCCGCCAACTCGCCCGCAAGCGCATGGACGAACACGGCTGGTCTTGTGACTGTATCCGTTGTCGCGAAGCGGGGATGAACGACGAGGACGCCGAGAACGTCGACCTCGACGTGTTGACCTACGAGGCCTGCGGCGGCACCGAGCATTTCATTTCCTTCGAGGACTTCCAGAAGGACCTGCTGGTCGGCTTCTGCAGGCTCCGGTTCCCCAACGACCCTGTCCGCCCGGAACTCGAGAACGCCGCGTTGATCCGGGAACTGCACGTCTACGGCTCCGAGGTCGCCATGGGCGACGAGAGCGAGACGGATCAACATCAGCATCAGGGCTACGGCCGCCGGCTAATGAATCGCGCCGAGGACCTCGCGGTCGACGCCGGCTACGACAAACTGAGCGTCATCTCCGGCATCGGCGCGCGGGAGTACTACCGGAACAAACTCGGCTACCATCAGGACGGCCCGTACGTGAGCAAACGTCTCTAGGCCGTTCGTGTGTGGCCGGGCCCGCTCGAGAGCCGATCGGGACCGCTGCCGGCCGCTCCGACTCCCGACTGCGACGAATCGAGACACGAAATCGCGTCGCGCTTCGAATTTTTCCTGCGGGAATAGTTCATGTTCTAAACGCACAAAATTTATTATTTTCCATAGTGTATACTCTCGTGCCGACAATCGTCGGCACCGTTGTCATCCCCTCTACCCCCCCATCCCACTCCGACAGCGGCACACCGCACTGTCCGCGAGCGCGCCGGCACCCATCCCGTCGCTCGACTCCCCCGAGAGCGACACCGGCACGCTCGGTTTCCGTTCTCGCAGTTCGCTCAAGGCGACGCCACGCTGCCGTGATCAGTACGGCGGCTCCGTCAGCGGCTCGCAATTTCGCGCAGGTATCCCGTCCGAACCTCGTAGACGAGAGCCGTCAGGAGGAGTCCGGTCCCGATCCCCCAGAACAGCCGCCGCTCCGCGTCGGTACCGGCGGTCCCGAACAGCAGACAGAGACCGCCGCCCAGCAGCAGGGCCGTCCGGATCCGAGTCGGCGCCGGCACCGCCTCGTCGCCGGTGGCCGCCAGGTACAGTTGCGGCCCGACGATCGGGATCGCGATCACCACCACGAACGCGTAGATCGGTCCCTCGAGGCCGAGGGCCGCACCGAGCAGGAAGGCGGCCAGACAGAGGGCGAACGCAACGGCGAGGACGCTGTTTTCGCGGGAGACCATACGTTCGTGTGGATTCGGTAACGTATGTTTCCTTTGACCCGTAGGCCGGTGGACGAGACACCCCGGTCAGACCGCGAGGACGGTGTCGACGAGTAGCATGACCGCGAAGCCGAGGACGAACGTCGCCGTCGCGGTGTCGGCGTAGCCGTGGCCGTGGCTCGAGGGGACCAGTTCCCGGAAGACGACGGCGATCATCGCCCCCGCAGCGAAGCCGGCAGAGAGGGGAAAGAGCCCGGAGACGACGGCGACGAGCGAGAAGCCGACGGCAGCGGCGATCGGCTCCGGGACGCCGCCCGAGAGCGTGGTGTACAGCAGCGTTCGGGGGGCGGAGACGCCGGCCCGGACGGCTGGCACCGCCATCGCGAACCCGTCGGGGACGTTCTGGACGGCGATCGCCGTCGCGATGGCGAGGCCGAGCGCCGTCTCGCCGCTCGCAAAGGCGATCCCCACCGCCAGCCCCTCTGGGACGTTGTGAATGGTGACGGCACCGCCGACCAGTGCGGCGCGACGCAGGTCGTCGGCATCGTCGCCGAGCGGGTCGAGGTCGCCGTCAGCCTCGGCTGACGGTAGCTCGCCGGCGGGGTCGAATTTCGGTCCCGTCCCTTCGACCCGTTCCCCGCGAAAGAGGAGATGCAAGTGCGGGAGAACGGCGTTGACGACCAGCAGGAAGCCGCCGCCGGCGAGGAGACCGGCGGTGACCTCGAGCGGCGACCCCATCTCGAGGCCGGGCAACACGAGGGCGAAGACCGCGGCCCCGACCATGATGCCGGCTGCGAGGCCGAGCGACCCGTCGTAGACGCGGTGGCTGATTCGGTCGGTGAGAAGGAGTGGTAACGCCCCGAGCCCGGTGGTACAGCCGGCGATGGTCGCGACGACGACGACTTCCTCGAGCGACGACATACGGGTTCCCTCCGACGCCGGCTCGAAAACGGTTGCGGTCGGATACGGCGGCCGACCGTCCTTAGTCGATCGAAACCTCGAGTTCGAGCAGTCCCAGATGTGGCGGCGCACCGCCGCCGTTGGTCCGGAACGCCTCTGGCGTCGAGTTGACGACGTCGTAGAAATCGGCCTGGCTGGTCGGGATGAGCGTGCTGCCGTCGTCGCGCTGGAGGAAGGCGGGCGTATCGGTTCCCTCGATCAGTTCCAGCTGTTCCTGCCAGTCCTCGTCGGCATAGATGAACGTGCCAAAGGAGAACCGGCCGGCGGCGAGGGCGTCGTGTTTCGAGAGGAACATCCCGGACTCCTCGGCGTTGTACTCCTCGTCGCTCACCCAGGCGATCGCCGCGATCCCCTCGGCCTGAAGGAGATAGAAGTCCCACGAGAGCGTCGCGTCGAAGACCGCCCAGATGCTTCGGGGGCCGACGGTGTGGAGTTCGACGCTGAACGCGGGCCGAAGTCGCTCACCTTCGGGCTCGGGGACGAACGTCGCGTCGTAGCCCGGCGAGCGAATGCCCCGATCGTGATAGACGACGCCGTCCATATCGACATCGGCATCGATCCGGTCGACGATCCCGCGGACCGTCGCGCCGCCCTGTTGCTCGAGATGATCGAGAAAGTCCGGGAACCGGGAGACGTCGGTCCAGGGCGGTTCCTCGCCTGCGCTCATCGGGTCGGCCCCCCGTTCGTGACCGTCCGCGTTCGGTCAGTTCCTCCTCGCAGTCGCGCGTTCGACTCACGGGTGACGCCACCCACGGCCTCGTACATGCCCCGTACTGAGTGCCCGCGGGGATTAGATGTTCCGACAGCGACCGACGGGTGGGCGGTCGACATCCTCGCGGACGCTCGCCGACGTGATCGACCGTCTCCGGAGCGACATCCCTTTTTGACCGGGCCGGGCAGTGTGTAGTATGGATTCGAAGCGGGAGCTGACAAGCGTCGACCTCGCGGCCCTCGTCGGGGAACTCGGTACCTACGAGGGAGCGAAAGTCGACAAAGCCTACCTCTACGGCGACGATCTCGTCCGCCTCAAGATGCGGGACTTCGACCGGGGCCGACTGGAACTGATCCTCGAGGTCGGCGAGGTCAAGCGGGCCCACACGGTCGCCCCCGAGCGGGTGCCCGACGCCCCCGGCCGGCCGCCCCAGTTCGCGATGATGCTCCGGAACCGACTGTCGGGAGCGGACTTCGCGGGCGTCGAACAGTACGAGTTCGACCGCATCCTCGAGTTCGTCTTCGAGCGCGACGACGGCACGACCCGGATCATCGTCGAACTGTTCGGGCAGGGCAACGTCGCGGTCACCGACGGCGAGTACGAGGTGATCGACTGCCTCGAGACCGTCCGACTCAAGTCTCGGACGGTCGTCCCGGGCTCGCGCTACGAGTTCCCCGATACCCGGACGAACCCGCTGACGGTCTCCCGGGAGGCGTTCGACCACGAGATGGACGACTCCGACACCGACGTGGTCCGGACGCTGGCGACCCAACTCAACTTCGGCGGGCTCTACGCCGAGGAGGTCTGTACCCGCGCCGGCGTCGAGAAGGGGCTGGACATCGACGACGCCGACGACGATGTCTACGACCGGATCTACGAGGCCATCGAACGGCTTGCACTCGACATCCGCAACGGTAACTTCGAGCCCAGGCTCTACTTCGAGGGTGACGACGGGGACGAGGCCGACGGGGACGACGAAAGCGAGGGAACCGACGCAGGCGACGGTCCCGTCGTCGACGTCACGCCGTTCCCGCTCGAGGAACACGCGGACCTGCCCGCCGAGGGCTACGACTCGTTCCTGTCGGCGCTGGACGACTACTTCTTCCGGCTCGAACTCGCCGAAGAGGAAGAGCCCGATCCGACCGATCAGCGGCCGGACTTCGAGTCCGAGATCGCCAAACACGAGCGGATCATCGAGCAACAGCAGGGGGCGATCGAGGGGTTCGAGCAGGAGGCCGAGCAGTTACGCGAGCGAGCGGAGTTGCTCTACGCCGAGTACGGACTCGTCGACGAGATCCTCTCGACGGTCCAGGGGGCCCGCGAGCAGGACCGCGCCTGGGACGAGATCCGGGAGCGGTTCGAGGAAGGAGCCGACCGCGGTATCGCGGCCGCCGAGGCGGTCATCGACGTCGACGGCAGCGAGGGGACCGTGACCGTCGACCTCGACGGCGAGCGGATCGAACTGGTCGCCGATCGGGGCGTCGAACAGAACGCCGACCGGCTCTACACCGAGGCCAAACGCGTCGAGGACAAAAAGGAGGGCGCGCTGGCGGCCATCGAGAACACCCGTGAGGACTTAGAAGACGCCAAGCGACGCCGCGACGAGTGGGAAGCAAAGGACGCCGCGAGCGACGACGAGGACGAGGCGGACGACGAAGGGCCGAACCGGGACTGGCTCGCCGACCCCTCGATTCCGATCCGCGAGAACGAGCCCTGGTTCGATCGCTTCCGCTGGTTCCACACCAGCGACGACTACCTCGTGATCGGCGGCCGCAACGCCGACCAGAACGAGGAGATCGTCAAGAAGTACCTCGAGCCCGGTGACAAGGTCCTCCACACGCAGGCCCACGGCGGTCCCGTCACCGTGCTGAAGGCGACCGACCCCAGTGAAGCGTCCTCGAGCGACATCGAACTCCCCGAGTCGAGCATCGAGGAGGCGGCCCAGTTCGCGGTCTCGTATGCCTCGGTCTGGAAGGACGGCCGCTACGCGGGCGACGTCTACGCGGTCGATGCCGATCAGGTCTCGAAGACCCCCGAGAGCGGCGAGTACTTGGAGAAGGGTGGGTTCGCGATCCGCGGCGATCGGACCTACTACCGCGATACCCCCGTCGGCGCGGCGGTCGGGATCCAGTGTGAGCCCTACACGCGAGTGATCGGCGGCCCGCCGTCGGCCATCGAAGACCGGACGGAGACGACGATCGAACTCGAGCCCGGGCAGTACGCCCAGGCGGACACGGCCAAACGGCTCTACCGGCGGTTCCGCGAGCGCTTCGAGGACGAGTCGTTCGTCCGCAAGATCGCCAGCCCGGACCGGATCCAGCACTTCATGCCGCCGGGCGGTAGCCGGATCAAAGAGGAGTAATCGCGCCGACCCGCACGCGATGGCCGCGGATCACCGTGTCGAGTCGGTGTCGGACCGGATCCCGTCCTCGAGGGCGTCGAAATAGAGAGTCAGAGTCGAATGCGCGTGCCAACCCGCTCGAATGCTCCCAGCGACGCGGACGACTACTGCGAGACTTCGAGTGCGGGTTCCGTCGTCCGCTCGAGCGTCTCGAGGTACGATTCGGCGTCGAGAGCCGCCATGCTGCCGGTTCCGGCGGCAGTGATCGCCTGTTGGTAGTTCGGATCGGCGACGTCGCCGGCGGCGAAGACGCCCTCGACCGCGGTCTCGGTCGTCGCGCGGCCGGCGTCGTCGGTTCGCGTGTGGAGGTAGCCGCTCTCGTCGCGGTCGACCGCGGTTCCCGCGAGGAAGTCGGTGTTCGGCGTGTGGCCGATCGCGTAGAACACGCCGCCGACGTCGACCGTCTCGCGTGTCACGTCGGCACCGTTCGCGGCTTGCTCGAGGGGATACCCCTCGGGGTGCGAGACGAGCGTTGCCCCGGTGACGCCTTCGTCTTGGGAGCCCCGGAGCGCCTCGAGTTCCGTGTTCCAGCGGAACTCGATGGTCTCGTTGTCGCGGGCCCGGTCGGCCATGATCTCGGACGCGCGCAGTTCCTCACGGCGGTGGACGACGGTCACGCTGTCGGCGAACTTCGCGAGGAAGAGCGCTTCTTCCATCGCCGAATCGCCGCCGCCGATCACGAGGACGTCGTCGCCGCGGTGGAACGCGCCGTCGCAGGTCGCACACGTCGAGAGGCCATAGCCCATCAGCTCGTCCTCGTTTTCCGCGCCGACCCAGCGAGCGCTCGCGCCGCTCGCGACGATCAGCGCACGCGTTCGCAGCCGATCGCCGTTCGAGAGTTCGAGTTCGAACGGCCGGTCCGCGAGCGTCGCGTCCTCGACGGTCCCGTGTTCGAATTCGGCGCCGAAGCGCTCGGCCTGGTCCTTGCCGTTCTGTATCAGTTCCATCCCGCCGACGCCCTCGGGGAAGCCGAGGTAGTTCTCGACGTCCGTCGTCAGCGTCAGCTGGCCGCCCGGCTCGGGCCCCTCGAGTACCAGCGGCTCGAGGTCGGCCCGCGCGGCGTAGACGGCCGCCGAGAGACCGGCGACGCCGGAGCCGACGATCACGACGTTTCGAACGTCCGCGGTCGCGT contains the following coding sequences:
- a CDS encoding tRNA uridine(34) 5-carboxymethylaminomethyl modification radical SAM/GNAT enzyme Elp3, whose translation is MSTETPEPTETEAFERVCETLVERILAGEIERDEVEKAKLEACSEHSAPKVPKNSELLDYAPEEHREDLEAVLQRKPVRTASGVSPVAIMTSPERCPHGKCLYCPGGPDSEFSSSQSYTGEEPAAARGVQNDYDPYGQVTLRLEQLRQIGHPVDKVELILMGGTMTARSHDYQEWFVKRALEAMNDYDVDKEPEPAQGVSFAEDPEEYEWQYLEDVIAENETADVRNIGTTFETKPDWCDPEQIDRMLELGGTKVEVGVQTTFERINREMHRGHGAQASIDANRRLRDSAFKVGFHMMPGQPGMSKEMCLEDFRRLFEEEQWKPDYLKIYPTLIVRGTATYDWWHNGEFEPLGNDEAAELIAEIKDMIPRYTRLQRVQRDIPADFIDAGVWKSNLRQLARKRMDEHGWSCDCIRCREAGMNDEDAENVDLDVLTYEACGGTEHFISFEDFQKDLLVGFCRLRFPNDPVRPELENAALIRELHVYGSEVAMGDESETDQHQHQGYGRRLMNRAEDLAVDAGYDKLSVISGIGAREYYRNKLGYHQDGPYVSKRL
- a CDS encoding ZIP family metal transporter, coding for MSSLEEVVVVATIAGCTTGLGALPLLLTDRISHRVYDGSLGLAAGIMVGAAVFALVLPGLEMGSPLEVTAGLLAGGGFLLVVNAVLPHLHLLFRGERVEGTGPKFDPAGELPSAEADGDLDPLGDDADDLRRAALVGGAVTIHNVPEGLAVGIAFASGETALGLAIATAIAVQNVPDGFAMAVPAVRAGVSAPRTLLYTTLSGGVPEPIAAAVGFSLVAVVSGLFPLSAGFAAGAMIAVVFRELVPSSHGHGYADTATATFVLGFAVMLLVDTVLAV
- the rqcH gene encoding ribosome rescue protein RqcH, which codes for MDSKRELTSVDLAALVGELGTYEGAKVDKAYLYGDDLVRLKMRDFDRGRLELILEVGEVKRAHTVAPERVPDAPGRPPQFAMMLRNRLSGADFAGVEQYEFDRILEFVFERDDGTTRIIVELFGQGNVAVTDGEYEVIDCLETVRLKSRTVVPGSRYEFPDTRTNPLTVSREAFDHEMDDSDTDVVRTLATQLNFGGLYAEEVCTRAGVEKGLDIDDADDDVYDRIYEAIERLALDIRNGNFEPRLYFEGDDGDEADGDDESEGTDAGDGPVVDVTPFPLEEHADLPAEGYDSFLSALDDYFFRLELAEEEEPDPTDQRPDFESEIAKHERIIEQQQGAIEGFEQEAEQLRERAELLYAEYGLVDEILSTVQGAREQDRAWDEIRERFEEGADRGIAAAEAVIDVDGSEGTVTVDLDGERIELVADRGVEQNADRLYTEAKRVEDKKEGALAAIENTREDLEDAKRRRDEWEAKDAASDDEDEADDEGPNRDWLADPSIPIRENEPWFDRFRWFHTSDDYLVIGGRNADQNEEIVKKYLEPGDKVLHTQAHGGPVTVLKATDPSEASSSDIELPESSIEEAAQFAVSYASVWKDGRYAGDVYAVDADQVSKTPESGEYLEKGGFAIRGDRTYYRDTPVGAAVGIQCEPYTRVIGGPPSAIEDRTETTIELEPGQYAQADTAKRLYRRFRERFEDESFVRKIASPDRIQHFMPPGGSRIKEE
- a CDS encoding NAD(P)/FAD-dependent oxidoreductase; this encodes MNEATDATADVRNVVIVGSGVAGLSAAVYAARADLEPLVLEGPEPGGQLTLTTDVENYLGFPEGVGGMELIQNGKDQAERFGAEFEHGTVEDATLADRPFELELSNGDRLRTRALIVASGASARWVGAENEDELMGYGLSTCATCDGAFHRGDDVLVIGGGDSAMEEALFLAKFADSVTVVHRREELRASEIMADRARDNETIEFRWNTELEALRGSQDEGVTGATLVSHPEGYPLEQAANGADVTRETVDVGGVFYAIGHTPNTDFLAGTAVDRDESGYLHTRTDDAGRATTETAVEGVFAAGDVADPNYQQAITAAGTGSMAALDAESYLETLERTTEPALEVSQ